A genomic segment from Thermotoga neapolitana DSM 4359 encodes:
- a CDS encoding ABC transporter permease, giving the protein MSEFFSLFSAMWKESWRDRIATFFSVAFPVMFLLIFGFIFGGSGESVKTAVVTVEYDLSDFGDVYSSLEEVEGYYHEVAVVERDRIVFIRNTTDEYYQSLLDSWEMSLKTKVERLFNRLNPVIVVKKKPLETTRQLTAFDYTLTGVIAISLLSIGLFGTVDVFSHYRERGFLKRLRATPVGNFSFVFGLVSARMAYGILSTTIIMVLGVLLFKAKYELNVLLFLLSVVSSVLCFIAFGALVSILFKKSEVATQVSVILFTIMMFLSGVYFPISFLPDYLRTVALFLPVKYGVEVIRYSLGFEIFTFTRYLFAVSIMFGAGLVFVFYTSSLILRKED; this is encoded by the coding sequence TTGAGTGAATTTTTCTCACTCTTTTCGGCGATGTGGAAAGAATCGTGGAGGGACAGAATCGCCACTTTTTTCAGCGTTGCCTTTCCCGTGATGTTTCTTTTGATATTTGGCTTCATCTTCGGTGGATCTGGAGAGTCGGTGAAGACGGCCGTTGTGACCGTCGAATACGACCTTTCAGACTTTGGGGATGTGTACTCCTCTCTGGAGGAAGTGGAAGGTTACTATCATGAAGTGGCTGTGGTGGAGAGAGACAGAATCGTCTTCATAAGGAACACCACGGACGAATACTACCAGTCCCTTCTTGATTCCTGGGAGATGTCACTCAAAACCAAAGTGGAACGGCTCTTCAACAGATTGAATCCCGTGATCGTGGTGAAAAAGAAACCTCTGGAGACCACAAGGCAACTCACGGCCTTCGATTATACTCTCACGGGTGTTATAGCTATCTCTTTGCTCTCCATCGGACTTTTTGGCACGGTGGATGTGTTCTCTCATTATCGGGAGAGAGGATTTCTGAAAAGACTCAGAGCAACGCCCGTTGGAAACTTTTCTTTTGTCTTTGGTCTTGTATCGGCAAGGATGGCATACGGCATCCTTAGCACGACTATCATAATGGTCCTTGGAGTGCTTCTCTTCAAAGCCAAATATGAGTTGAACGTCCTTTTATTTTTGTTGTCAGTCGTAAGTTCTGTTCTCTGTTTCATAGCGTTCGGTGCTCTGGTCTCCATTCTGTTCAAAAAATCAGAGGTTGCAACACAGGTTTCCGTTATCCTGTTCACCATAATGATGTTCCTATCAGGAGTTTATTTTCCGATCTCGTTCCTTCCCGATTATCTGAGAACAGTTGCTCTCTTTCTTCCGGTGAAGTACGGTGTGGAGGTCATCAGATACTCACTTGGCTTTGAGATCTTCACGTTCACCAGGTATCTTTTCGCCGTCTCCATCATGTTCGGTGCGGGCCTTGTCTTTGTTTTCTACACCTCTTCTCTCATCCTGAGAAAGGAGGATTAG